The following are encoded together in the Vidua macroura isolate BioBank_ID:100142 chromosome 6, ASM2450914v1, whole genome shotgun sequence genome:
- the LOC128808630 gene encoding aldehyde dehydrogenase family 3 member B1-like isoform X2, with the protein MEREERQMEGCSSAPQVWGCLLPEVPIGDPKSAGQPGQVSVQRMAIIPGIPGISQGLRQLPWAESPHNQDGPEHQAALQRATTLSMETGSSFQQLGMQQHLEPPRQQLPGYGKCGTTGSDPGKDPGKAAECSGGSGIGKRPVPMVCSTPCGNPYAGLVSHLRASWLSGKTRPMEYRVAQLEALGRFLDDKKQEILEATELDMGKPSFEAFFSEILLCKNELNVTLNNLSHWMKDEYVDKNLVMQLDSAFIRKDPYGVVLIIAPWNYPIHLFLVPLIGAIAAGNCAIIKPSEISKNTERLIAETLSCYLDSDCFAVVTGGVPETTSLLENKFDYIFFTGSPPVGRIVMTAAAKHLTPVTLELGGKNPCYVSDTCDVTNVARRVAWGRFFNAGQTCIAPDYLLCTIEMQEKLMPALREAITEFFGPNPRESPDFGRIVNDKQFRRLRALLCSGRVAIGGQTDEAERYIAPTVLADVLPSDPAMQEEIFGPILPIVVVANMDEAIDFINTRPRPLALYAFSCDSKIVNQVLERTSSGGFCGNDTLMHVTLSSLPFGGFGNSGLGKYHGKFTFDTFSHHRGCLHRTMGLETLNTPRYPPYTQQKLGLLTTTFEVKRRGTCTLL; encoded by the exons ATGGAGAGGGAAGAACGACAGATggagggctgcagctctgcccctcaggTTTGGGGGTGTCTTCTCCCTGAGGTCCCCATAGGTGACCCTAAATCagcagggcagcctgggcaggtcAGTGTCCAGAGGATGGCGATTATCCCGGGAATCCCAGGCATCTCCCAGGGCCTCCggcagctgccctgggctgagtCACCCCACAACCAGGACGGCCCCGAGCACCAAGCCGCCCTTCAAAG GGCCACCACGCTCTCCATGGAGACTGGCAGCTCCTTCCAACAGCTTGGCATGCAGCAGCACCTCGAGccccccaggcagcagctcccgggCTACGGCAAATGCGGCACCACGGGCAGTGATCCTGGCAAAGATCCTGGGAAAGCTGCTGAGTGCAGTGGAGGCAGCGGGATCGGGAAGAGGCCAGTGCCAATGGTCTGCAGCACTCCATG TGGGAATCCCTACGCGGGGCTGGTGAGCCACCTGCGGGCATCCTGGCTCTCGGGGAAGACACGGCCCATGGAATACCgtgtggcacagctggaggctCTGGGACGCTTCCTGGATGACAAGAAGCAGGAGATCCTGGAAGCCACTGAATTGGACATGGGCAAG CCATCCTTCGAGGCTTTCTTCAGTGAGATCCTCCTCTGCAAGAATGAACTCAATGTCACCCTCAACAACCTGTCCCACTGGATGAAGGATGAGTACGTGGACAAGAACCTG GTGATGCAGCTGGACTCTGCCTTCATCCGCAAGGACCCCTATGGGGTGGTGCTCATCATAGCACCCTGGAACTACCCCATCCACCTCTTCCTGGTGCCCCTCATTGGGGCCATTGCTGCTG GGAACTGCGCCATCATCAAGCCCTCAGAGATCTCCAAGAACACAGAGAGACTCATTGCTGAAACACTGAGCTGTTACCTGGACAGT GACTGCTTTGCTGTGGTGACCGGCGGTGTGCCAGAGACCACCAGCCTGCTGGAGAACAAGTTTGACTACATCTTCTTCACTG GCAGCCCCCCGGTGGGGCGGATCGTGATGACAGCTGCTGCCAAGCACCTGACACCGGTGACGCTGGAGCTGGGGGGCAAGAACCCCTGCTATGTGTCCGACACCTGTGATGTGACCAACGTGGCGCGGCGCGTGGCCTGGGGCCGCTTCTTCAACGCGGGGCAGACCTGCATCGCGCCCGACTACCTGCTCTGCACCATAGAGATGCAGGAGAAGCTCATGCCCGCCTTGCGCGAGGCCATCACCGAGTTTTTTGGCCCCAACCCCCGAGAATCCCCAGATTTTGGCCGCATTGTGAATGACAAACAGTTCCGGCGCCTTCGGGCATTGCTGTGCAGTGGGCGTGTGGCCATCGGGGGACAGACGGATGAGGCAGAGCGCTACATTG ctcccacgGTGCTGGCAGATGTGCTGCCCTCGGACCCTGCCATGCAGGAGGAGATCTTTGGGCCCATCCTGCCCATCGTTGTCGTTGCCAACATGGATGAAGCCATTGACTTCATCAACACGCGGCCGCGGCCATTGGCTCTCTACGCCTTCTCCTGTGACAGCAAG atAGTGAACCAGGTCCTGGAGCGGACGAGCAGCGGAGGCTTCTGTGGCAATGACACCTTGATGCATGTGACACTGTCCTCACTGCCCTTTGGAGGCTTTG GGAACAGTGGCCTAGGAAAATACCATGGGAAGTTCACCTTCGACACCTTCTCCCACCACCGTGGCTGCCTGCACCGGACCATGGGGCTGGAGACGCTCAACACCCCACGCTACCCGCCCTACACCCAGCAGAAGTTGGGGCTCCTCACGACCACCTTCGAGGTGAAGCGCAGGGGCACCTGCACCCTGCTCTGA
- the LOC128808630 gene encoding aldehyde dehydrogenase family 3 member B1-like isoform X1, translating into METGSSFQQLGMQQHLEPPRQQLPGYGKCGTTGSDPGKDPGKAAECSGGSGIGKRPVPMVCSTPCGNPYAGLVSHLRASWLSGKTRPMEYRVAQLEALGRFLDDKKQEILEATELDMGKPSFEAFFSEILLCKNELNVTLNNLSHWMKDEYVDKNLVMQLDSAFIRKDPYGVVLIIAPWNYPIHLFLVPLIGAIAAGNCAIIKPSEISKNTERLIAETLSCYLDSDCFAVVTGGVPETTSLLENKFDYIFFTGSPPVGRIVMTAAAKHLTPVTLELGGKNPCYVSDTCDVTNVARRVAWGRFFNAGQTCIAPDYLLCTIEMQEKLMPALREAITEFFGPNPRESPDFGRIVNDKQFRRLRALLCSGRVAIGGQTDEAERYIAPTVLADVLPSDPAMQEEIFGPILPIVVVANMDEAIDFINTRPRPLALYAFSCDSKIVNQVLERTSSGGFCGNDTLMHVTLSSLPFGGFGNSGLGKYHGKFTFDTFSHHRGCLHRTMGLETLNTPRYPPYTQQKLGLLTTTFEVKRRGTCTLL; encoded by the exons ATGGAGACTGGCAGCTCCTTCCAACAGCTTGGCATGCAGCAGCACCTCGAGccccccaggcagcagctcccgggCTACGGCAAATGCGGCACCACGGGCAGTGATCCTGGCAAAGATCCTGGGAAAGCTGCTGAGTGCAGTGGAGGCAGCGGGATCGGGAAGAGGCCAGTGCCAATGGTCTGCAGCACTCCATG TGGGAATCCCTACGCGGGGCTGGTGAGCCACCTGCGGGCATCCTGGCTCTCGGGGAAGACACGGCCCATGGAATACCgtgtggcacagctggaggctCTGGGACGCTTCCTGGATGACAAGAAGCAGGAGATCCTGGAAGCCACTGAATTGGACATGGGCAAG CCATCCTTCGAGGCTTTCTTCAGTGAGATCCTCCTCTGCAAGAATGAACTCAATGTCACCCTCAACAACCTGTCCCACTGGATGAAGGATGAGTACGTGGACAAGAACCTG GTGATGCAGCTGGACTCTGCCTTCATCCGCAAGGACCCCTATGGGGTGGTGCTCATCATAGCACCCTGGAACTACCCCATCCACCTCTTCCTGGTGCCCCTCATTGGGGCCATTGCTGCTG GGAACTGCGCCATCATCAAGCCCTCAGAGATCTCCAAGAACACAGAGAGACTCATTGCTGAAACACTGAGCTGTTACCTGGACAGT GACTGCTTTGCTGTGGTGACCGGCGGTGTGCCAGAGACCACCAGCCTGCTGGAGAACAAGTTTGACTACATCTTCTTCACTG GCAGCCCCCCGGTGGGGCGGATCGTGATGACAGCTGCTGCCAAGCACCTGACACCGGTGACGCTGGAGCTGGGGGGCAAGAACCCCTGCTATGTGTCCGACACCTGTGATGTGACCAACGTGGCGCGGCGCGTGGCCTGGGGCCGCTTCTTCAACGCGGGGCAGACCTGCATCGCGCCCGACTACCTGCTCTGCACCATAGAGATGCAGGAGAAGCTCATGCCCGCCTTGCGCGAGGCCATCACCGAGTTTTTTGGCCCCAACCCCCGAGAATCCCCAGATTTTGGCCGCATTGTGAATGACAAACAGTTCCGGCGCCTTCGGGCATTGCTGTGCAGTGGGCGTGTGGCCATCGGGGGACAGACGGATGAGGCAGAGCGCTACATTG ctcccacgGTGCTGGCAGATGTGCTGCCCTCGGACCCTGCCATGCAGGAGGAGATCTTTGGGCCCATCCTGCCCATCGTTGTCGTTGCCAACATGGATGAAGCCATTGACTTCATCAACACGCGGCCGCGGCCATTGGCTCTCTACGCCTTCTCCTGTGACAGCAAG atAGTGAACCAGGTCCTGGAGCGGACGAGCAGCGGAGGCTTCTGTGGCAATGACACCTTGATGCATGTGACACTGTCCTCACTGCCCTTTGGAGGCTTTG GGAACAGTGGCCTAGGAAAATACCATGGGAAGTTCACCTTCGACACCTTCTCCCACCACCGTGGCTGCCTGCACCGGACCATGGGGCTGGAGACGCTCAACACCCCACGCTACCCGCCCTACACCCAGCAGAAGTTGGGGCTCCTCACGACCACCTTCGAGGTGAAGCGCAGGGGCACCTGCACCCTGCTCTGA